One Bacteroidota bacterium genomic window carries:
- a CDS encoding T9SS type A sorting domain-containing protein, translated as MKQNSGTNAPLNSVYFVDSLTGWIAGLGGTILKTTTGGVFINEKPEEELPQSFSLSQNYPNPFNPSTVVNYSLPEGGVVCMKLYNIQGREVATLLNEFKAAGNHSISIDAAKYGLSSGVYFYRMTSGSNSAITKKMILIR; from the coding sequence GTGAAACAGAACAGCGGGACAAATGCTCCATTAAACTCGGTATATTTTGTCGATTCTCTTACCGGCTGGATCGCGGGTCTCGGGGGAACGATCCTAAAAACGACTACGGGTGGAGTTTTTATAAATGAAAAACCGGAGGAGGAACTCCCCCAATCATTCTCTCTTTCACAAAACTACCCGAATCCGTTCAATCCTTCAACAGTGGTGAATTATTCACTCCCCGAGGGAGGTGTCGTTTGCATGAAATTATACAACATCCAAGGGAGAGAGGTTGCCACACTTCTGAATGAATTCAAGGCTGCGGGCAACCACTCCATCTCAATTGATGCTGCGAAATACGGACTTTCATCGGGTGTCTATTTTTACCGGATGACTTCGGGTTCAAACAGTGCGATTACAAAAAAGATGATACTGATCAGGTAA
- a CDS encoding WG repeat-containing protein, with translation MSNLIISVTTFKSNGKTGLINSKGEIIAESIYDAIGPFQGAFARVRLGEKFGLINKQGKLITKKYYNRIDARFWGSESQIIYIVHCGTKKGFYLDGCEEFSGLLYNSIGGLYNDRALVSVRGLYGYINGKGEVVIPPLFSFGTDFEQNIATVATDNKVQYIDLNGNEVTIPDARFLWRNLKQQTLVHYISRNHFKIYEISNPRNLCRTDFASESAWQLYSELTPHTLSLGTIDGYIFLFDKNRRLVSPFYTRQILMITHDRFIVSEGCLVRDQYYSLYTVEGQKLLPAVFKEMIHLKDDIYIIRIEEEYGLVKEDGKFIGECNYNCPQDIPEILEII, from the coding sequence GTGAGCAATTTGATAATAAGCGTTACCACATTTAAAAGCAACGGAAAGACCGGCCTTATAAACAGCAAAGGGGAAATTATCGCCGAGAGTATCTATGATGCAATCGGGCCCTTCCAGGGTGCCTTTGCACGCGTCAGACTGGGGGAAAAATTTGGTTTAATAAATAAACAGGGTAAACTGATAACAAAAAAATACTACAACAGGATAGATGCAAGGTTTTGGGGAAGTGAAAGCCAAATAATATATATAGTACACTGTGGGACAAAAAAGGGGTTTTATCTCGACGGTTGTGAGGAGTTTTCAGGGCTCCTCTATAACTCCATCGGGGGTTTGTATAACGACCGTGCACTTGTCTCCGTTCGCGGTCTTTACGGCTACATTAACGGGAAGGGGGAGGTGGTCATCCCTCCCCTCTTTTCTTTTGGGACTGATTTTGAACAAAATATTGCTACTGTTGCAACAGATAACAAGGTACAATATATTGACCTTAACGGGAATGAAGTAACAATACCCGATGCAAGATTCTTATGGAGGAATCTTAAGCAACAAACCCTCGTTCACTATATCAGTCGGAACCACTTTAAAATATACGAAATCAGCAACCCGAGGAATCTTTGCCGGACTGACTTCGCATCTGAATCAGCCTGGCAGTTGTACAGCGAGCTGACCCCGCACACCCTCAGTCTGGGCACCATCGATGGATACATTTTCCTCTTTGATAAAAACAGAAGGCTAGTATCCCCCTTTTACACCAGACAGATTTTGATGATCACCCACGATCGCTTTATTGTTTCAGAAGGCTGTCTTGTTAGAGACCAATACTACTCTCTTTATACCGTGGAGGGTCAAAAGCTGCTACCGGCTGTTTTTAAGGAAATGATTCACTTAAAAGATGATATATATATAATCAGGATCGAAGAGGAATACGGGCTTGTTAAAGAAGACGGTAAATTTATCGGTGAGTGCAATTACAATTGTCCTCAGGATATCCCCGAAATCCTTGAGATTATTTGA
- a CDS encoding MmcQ/YjbR family DNA-binding protein, producing the protein MTLEQTRDRCLSKPGVEESLPFDADSPVYKVMGKIFAIISLSPPEGINLKCDPERAVELREEYEGISPGYHMNKVHWNTVSFDGTVPLSLIFELIDHSYDLIVASLPKKLKEELKRLETDM; encoded by the coding sequence ATGACCCTCGAACAAACAAGAGACCGGTGCCTTTCAAAGCCGGGAGTGGAAGAAAGCCTTCCTTTCGATGCGGATTCACCCGTCTATAAAGTGATGGGGAAGATTTTCGCCATAATCTCCCTCTCGCCTCCGGAAGGAATTAACCTGAAATGTGATCCTGAGAGAGCGGTGGAGTTGCGGGAAGAGTACGAAGGCATCTCTCCCGGGTACCACATGAACAAGGTGCACTGGAACACCGTCTCATTCGATGGCACGGTTCCGCTCAGTCTCATCTTCGAACTGATCGATCACTCTTACGATTTAATCGTCGCCTCACTTCCAAAAAAGCTAAAGGAGGAATTGAAACGCCTTGAGACGGACATGTGA
- a CDS encoding WG repeat-containing protein, whose translation MHTSYLMPHRVDGLWGFKDIYGKLVIEPAWEMAEPFTGSFAKVFDGNCFGLIDTSGVVILDPKYDKIVLRDDLSGYEFHLNGKIGFISFDRRFFLMPQFSYLGPLAEGFVPAAKDGLYGFLNGRFETAHTFMYRLTEPFRHGIARVTTTDGKTFLIDRKGRPVENIRYIYPTQEGFGNFLSSPEMHKLEFSEKLPNGVYVYSRRFEAGFTAMTSRQEYMMAAYYDSISYLSPSFVKVGLIIDSSAGFRDSYHYGVFDLKGNQILPPVFECVKYLDSNCFLVRLRGKWGIINNRLEVLHEPVLERVPKTTESLVELTNTSGFLISDGYLEDPENRESTKDISQQGANYFNIDGIDAYIVQKDDNYWSMTARKSDRRNIYWICSDSDDKDTPQKYNSFIDRPDYTKTISHGTIPVDDLLENDEKNDEKEPVLDGNFNYIDPEYRKKTGEFSLDSLNDPENWMRSLTLQNEDDELNDTFPGGQYDWIIQKGEDAKEPSSQDHADFLSDLLADDEPLDFGFPGNDDDDDDDDYDASLSPEEEAEFLKSLEKSNADPEDKKEEMHLHFFNGETLVLENGSKPVFVPNKPVMVYWGEGAYLLSENGPNFEASTILNARFEPLDPEIHPCVNDRCKVEGYRRVVCRGRFGFIDKNGDLAVEPAFISLSQFMKKKALGITATSTIIMNTELEFKELLLRLLNFHSWDGTMASGCISTPEGGKWGVFDENGNILIPFEYDFIRHIGEMSFIVKINGKFGVINAKREMLVEPVYTAYKMTETSLIALKHTGGWYHLFNVRTQRLITSYEDQGGQKPLRPTRVSDLGDGLLYLETVTTTGYLDLSSPVNTRLITE comes from the coding sequence ATGCATACAAGTTATTTGATGCCACACCGGGTCGATGGTCTTTGGGGATTCAAAGACATCTACGGAAAACTCGTGATTGAGCCGGCTTGGGAGATGGCAGAGCCATTTACCGGCAGCTTTGCAAAGGTTTTTGACGGTAACTGTTTTGGTCTGATTGACACTTCGGGTGTCGTGATACTTGATCCGAAATACGATAAAATAGTTTTAAGGGATGATCTGTCGGGCTACGAATTCCATCTTAACGGAAAGATCGGATTTATTTCGTTCGACAGAAGGTTCTTCCTTATGCCGCAGTTCTCTTACCTTGGCCCTCTTGCCGAGGGATTTGTTCCTGCGGCGAAGGATGGCCTTTACGGATTTTTGAACGGAAGATTCGAAACAGCTCATACTTTCATGTACCGTCTCACAGAGCCCTTTCGTCACGGGATAGCCCGGGTGACGACAACAGACGGCAAAACCTTTTTGATTGACCGGAAGGGCAGACCTGTGGAAAACATCAGGTACATTTATCCCACACAGGAAGGATTCGGCAATTTCCTGTCAAGTCCCGAAATGCATAAACTGGAGTTTTCAGAGAAGCTCCCCAATGGTGTTTATGTTTATTCCCGTCGTTTTGAAGCCGGCTTTACTGCAATGACTTCCCGTCAGGAGTATATGATGGCAGCGTATTATGACAGTATCTCGTACCTCTCTCCTTCTTTTGTCAAAGTCGGTCTGATAATTGATTCCTCTGCCGGATTCCGGGATTCATACCACTATGGAGTCTTTGATTTGAAGGGAAACCAGATTCTGCCTCCTGTTTTTGAATGCGTGAAGTATCTCGACAGTAATTGCTTTCTTGTAAGGCTCCGGGGGAAGTGGGGCATCATAAACAACCGGCTCGAAGTGCTGCACGAACCTGTTTTGGAGAGAGTGCCAAAAACCACCGAATCGCTCGTTGAACTAACGAACACCTCAGGTTTCCTGATCAGCGACGGATATCTGGAAGACCCCGAAAACAGAGAGTCAACAAAAGATATTTCACAACAAGGTGCAAACTATTTTAACATCGATGGTATTGATGCATATATCGTCCAAAAGGACGACAATTACTGGTCCATGACTGCGAGAAAATCTGATCGTCGAAATATCTACTGGATTTGTTCAGACTCTGATGATAAAGATACTCCGCAAAAATATAACAGCTTTATTGACAGACCCGATTATACCAAAACCATTTCCCACGGTACTATACCCGTGGATGATCTCCTTGAAAATGATGAGAAGAATGATGAAAAGGAGCCGGTTCTGGATGGTAATTTCAACTACATTGACCCTGAATACAGAAAAAAAACGGGGGAATTTTCTTTGGACAGTTTGAACGACCCGGAAAATTGGATGCGATCCCTGACTTTACAGAATGAAGATGATGAACTTAACGACACATTTCCCGGCGGACAGTATGACTGGATAATCCAAAAGGGGGAAGATGCAAAGGAACCCTCTTCGCAGGACCATGCTGATTTTCTCAGCGACCTTTTAGCGGACGATGAGCCACTGGATTTTGGCTTCCCGGGTAATGATGACGATGATGATGACGACGATTACGATGCGAGTTTAAGTCCGGAAGAGGAGGCCGAATTCCTTAAATCACTCGAAAAATCAAACGCTGATCCCGAGGATAAGAAGGAAGAGATGCATCTTCATTTTTTCAACGGCGAAACACTCGTTTTGGAAAATGGAAGTAAACCGGTTTTCGTGCCAAACAAACCCGTGATGGTTTATTGGGGAGAGGGAGCGTATCTCCTTTCAGAGAATGGTCCGAATTTTGAGGCGAGTACCATTCTCAATGCCCGGTTCGAACCCCTTGACCCTGAAATTCACCCGTGCGTAAATGACAGGTGCAAAGTTGAGGGATACAGAAGGGTCGTCTGCAGAGGAAGATTCGGCTTCATCGATAAAAACGGTGATCTTGCAGTGGAGCCGGCATTCATCTCCCTCTCCCAGTTTATGAAAAAGAAAGCCCTGGGGATTACCGCCACTTCAACAATCATTATGAACACTGAGCTGGAATTCAAAGAACTGCTGCTTAGGCTCCTGAATTTTCACTCGTGGGACGGCACCATGGCTTCAGGCTGCATTTCCACTCCTGAAGGCGGGAAGTGGGGCGTATTTGATGAAAACGGCAACATCCTTATCCCTTTTGAATACGATTTTATCAGACACATCGGCGAAATGTCGTTTATTGTGAAAATTAATGGTAAATTCGGGGTGATAAATGCAAAAAGAGAAATGCTCGTCGAACCCGTATATACAGCTTATAAAATGACCGAAACATCCCTCATCGCCTTAAAGCATACCGGTGGCTGGTACCATCTTTTCAATGTCAGAACCCAAAGGCTTATCACCTCATATGAGGACCAGGGCGGTCAGAAGCCACTAAGACCAACCCGGGTATCTGACCTCGGGGACGGACTGCTCTATCTGGAGACGGTCACAACAACGGGGTACCTCGACCTTTCGTCACCCGTAAACACCAGGTTAATCACGGAATAG